The Rubricoccus marinus nucleotide sequence CTCCATGTCCCAGTCGGGGAACAGGCGCTGGTTTGTCCCAGCCAGCTTCGCCAGAGGCCCCTCGGCGATCGTCTCCACGTTCTGGTGGCGCGGATCGTCGGAGATGCTTTCGAACAGCTTGCGCACGGCCTCTTCCGGCCCTTCAATCCACTGGAGAAAGGCGCCGGGGATCTCAGGCAGGTGTTCGTGTACGCCGTGCAGGAGCACGC carries:
- a CDS encoding BLUF domain-containing protein, producing the protein MLYALLYRSVATHPVGELSLRALTVRAAQRNKELGVTGVLLHGVHEHLPEIPGAFLQWIEGPEEAVRKLFESISDDPRHQNVETIAEGPLAKLAGTNQRLFPDWDMEAGTIGELPATLAGFLTYVRRQKRGGGWALAA